The Paenibacillus beijingensis nucleotide sequence CGTCGACAAAATTGAGCGGTTCGTCCCAAACATGCAAATGAGCGCGTTCGCAGAGGCTTTTCGCGATCAGAACCTTCTTCTTCTGACCGCCGCTAAAAGAAGCGATGTCCTTTTCGAATTGCAAGCGCGAAAAATCGAGTTTTCTCAAAATCGCTTTGAACAAGCTTTCGTCAATCCCGCTGGATCTGGCGAATTCCGTCAAATTGCCCCGCAACTGCGAGGTGTCTTGTGAAACGTAGGAAATTTTCATCTGGCTCCCTCTTCGAAACGTGCCGGAATAAGGAATTTCCTCGCCGCAAATCAATTTGAGCAAGCTGGATTTGCCTGAGCCGTTCGGACCGGAGAGTACGATGCGGTCCCCTTGCTCGACAGTAAAGCTGATGTCGCGGCAAACGTTTTTCTCGCCATAATGAATCGAAACGCGGTCAAGCTCGAGCAATTGGTGTTTATGATAAGTCATCTGCGATATTTTCAGGCTTTCCGAGCTGTCGACGTTTTTTAGAAGCTGGGATCTTTCCTCGATCGCGGATTGCTGTCTTTGCTCGATCGACTTGGACCGCTTCATCATTTTGGCGGCCTTGTGACCGATGTACCCTTTGTCGACCTTTGAGCCGGAGTTACGGGTGCCGTTTTTCGTTTTTTCCACTTCGTTCGACCAGTTGCTCGTTCGCTTGGCCGCTTCGGACAGCCGCTTAATGTCCTTCCTCAGCTTATCGTTCTCGGCCAGTTCGAAATTGTCCTGTCGCTGTTTATTCTCCCACCAGTCTGAAAAATTTCCTTTCTGGATTTCGATATTGGTCTTGTTGATCGAAAGAACGTGGTCCACGCAGTTGTCGAGAAACGCCCGGTCGTGCGACACCAAGATAAACCCGCTCTTGTCGTTCAAATAATCGCTGACCAGCTTCCGGGCATGCAGGTCCAGATGGTTGGTCGGCTCGTCAATGAGCAAAAATCGGTCTTCCTTCAAAAACAGGGCCGCCAGCAGCACCTTCGTTTGTTCTCCGCTCGACAATGATTCGAACGGTCGGTACAACACATCTTCTGACAACTTCAGCAGCGAAAACTCGCGCATGAGTTGCCAGTGCTCATAGTCCGGATAGATGTCGGCGACCACATCGAATGTATGGTTCTCCTTGTGCTTGACGTGGAACGGGAAATACTCGAAACTGACGTTAGAGGAAATCGTTCCGCTGTATTCATACCTGCCGAGCAGCAGATTGAGAAACGTAGTCTTGCCCCGGCCGTTCCTCCCCGTAAAGCCCAATTTCCAGTTGGTATCGATTTGTAAACTTACATGTTCAAAAATGTTGTCGTAACTGCCGTCATAGGCAAACGTCAGGTTCGTTACCTTGATCAATGACATGTGTCGGCAACCTCCTTTGTCAAAATAAAAAAGAGCTACAAGAAAGTTACCTTTCTTGTAGCTCAAAAAATACGGCACATCCAACCCG carries:
- a CDS encoding Lsa family ABC-F type ribosomal protection protein, with protein sequence MSLIKVTNLTFAYDGSYDNIFEHVSLQIDTNWKLGFTGRNGRGKTTFLNLLLGRYEYSGTISSNVSFEYFPFHVKHKENHTFDVVADIYPDYEHWQLMREFSLLKLSEDVLYRPFESLSSGEQTKVLLAALFLKEDRFLLIDEPTNHLDLHARKLVSDYLNDKSGFILVSHDRAFLDNCVDHVLSINKTNIEIQKGNFSDWWENKQRQDNFELAENDKLRKDIKRLSEAAKRTSNWSNEVEKTKNGTRNSGSKVDKGYIGHKAAKMMKRSKSIEQRQQSAIEERSQLLKNVDSSESLKISQMTYHKHQLLELDRVSIHYGEKNVCRDISFTVEQGDRIVLSGPNGSGKSSLLKLICGEEIPYSGTFRRGSQMKISYVSQDTSQLRGNLTEFARSSGIDESLFKAILRKLDFSRLQFEKDIASFSGGQKKKVLIAKSLCERAHLHVWDEPLNFVDVISRMQIEELLLEHSPTILFVEHDSEFCKHIATKIVELKV